In Euwallacea similis isolate ESF13 chromosome 30, ESF131.1, whole genome shotgun sequence, the genomic window acaaaCTTGATCAGCGAGCTGATTTCGTGCCAGGTAAACGGGTTGACATCCTGGTTGAAGAGCCGTTCCTCCATTAGGATAGAAGTCGGCATGTCCAACTGGATCATGGATACCAAACACCCCTCCATCTGTATGGATTATGTCCACATATAATGCATCCGTGGGCACTAGTCTTTTCAGCCgatctaaaatttaaagctCACTTATATGATATGTCCAAAAAGATTGGAAACGATTGcctattatttttgaaaaaaatcgagcAATTTggtcaaaatttgataattagGTGCAAAGGAGCATTTTAGATATGACGGCGACGTTGAAGATGTGACCATTTGTTAAAGAGCacgttaatatttaaaaacaaacctGATTTTCCAATTAGCGATCCAATAACACTAAAATTCACTGTTTTGTAGTATATATCATGGTCCAGCAAGTAGTAAAGTGAAAATATTGCTCAAATTCCTCGAATTTGACAATTCATTTCTCGATAcagttttcataatttttggaCACCTTACAACTAATCTTAAATCGAAATTTATTGCCATAAGTTAAGAAGTTCCAAGACTATATCTGGTGAAAAAGATATAAAGTGCATAAACTACGTATAATATAACTGGCAGGGTGTAAATTGTAAGAGTGGttcatataaaattcatatatttttctcatcTAAGAAAAATGTTCAGATCTCTTAATTTGTATTGTTAATTAGTTACGCAGTTTGCGGATCAATCTGCATTTATACAGAGTGAGCCAAAAATAAgataaaccaatttttttatggaaacaaAATGAAACTCACGCGAAACGACATTGTTATGATTCAAGATGAGTTGTTTTTTTGCGTTTTGGATTCAATTTATACTTAATTTAGgcaaatttattgtaattctATACAATTCAGTTCAATCCAGTAGTAGGCAGTCATACAAAATAGTATTATAAACAATGCATTTCACACTCTGGGTGTATAATGAACTATTTTTCCAATCTAACTGCGAACCAGCGACCATTTAAGGGCAGTAAATAggcaaaaaatgtaaagctACAAAGACCACCTCGACTATTCAGCGACAATTTCCAGATCGATCAAACTCACATTAGAAGTGTTGTTGACAAAGCTACAATGTGAACTCAGTCAGAGAATCAATATAGGGATAGGTAAAACAAATGATATTCTCGAGGTGAATCCGGAATTTTGTCATATctaaaagttttgaaaagttaaaaattagcaaaatacttaaaaattggttttcaagttttgataaataaagtgatgattttttaaaggcaATTTTTCGTGAAACCTAcaacaaaaattggaaataaaactGGAAAATCGTGCTTTTAAAGCGAAGTACTCGTCAGGGTTAGCAGAGCAGGAACGCAATTTAACGAGGAAATTGATAGCAAATCGAAACGTTCAAATTAGTCTCTTTAAATTCTTACCCATGCCTCGCTtgtaaattacaaattcaatCAATTCTCTGTGAGCTATTTCACTGGCaatcaaaatatatatgtatagcGTTCGTATTATTCATAAACTTCCTTACGTACCATTTGCAGTAAAATCTGGAAATGCAGGATCTAACCCAATAATTCTGGGTATCTTAATATTACTAGGCAAAACTTTGCCTGCCATTGAAGCAATATGGCATCCCAAGCTAAAGCCCACAATATGCAGATTGCTAACCGGTATTTCCCCAGTTTGGTCAAAAAGCTTGATAAAGTTTCCTAAAGCTTTTCCTACCAGCTTCACATTTTGCACAGCAGTTCGATACCATGGGAAGGATGCTAAGTTGCCCCAGTCTagtaaaattatgttgtagTTTTCACTTCTGGATAAGTATGCTGAAATGAGAAATATACTGAGAGCAGGAAGTAAAATTTCATGTGTAAGCAGATGTTGATGAAGAGTGCGAACCCTCTACGGGATGATGTTCTGCTAATACTCCAGTTTTATCGCTAAGTAAGCAAACCGTTCGAGAGGTTTGGGAATTATTCGCGAATATTCGCGAATGGAAGTAGGAGGATAGAAATGTCGAAATGTCATATCGTCTCACCCTTTCTTACCATTTGCTATAGTGCTACCGCTCTCTCCTGGACTAATTTCGGAAAAGCCATGTATGAATATTACAGTTTTCCAATTTGGGTTTACACCGGCTTTCCTGGCGGCACCTTCTTCCTTAAAAGGGGAAATTGATATGCCCTTTTTGGCGTCGAACTTGTTATAAAGGACAAACTTAATGTcccttgaaattttaatggggCAACAGTTAGTACAATACCCGCGTGGGATGGctgtgatttttatttcattttcacctggaataaatcaataaataagcACCTCTAAAGTGAGTAGATTTGAGTGTTGAAGGCTTGGAGAGAATGTTAGGAGTTTTTTTGCTGATTGTTAAAACGgccattttcaaagaattgcTCCACTAATACCGTGTATCCGAAGGATGGAGATCTCGTAAACTGTAATAGGTACAGGCACTGGGGTAAATAAGAGAAAAGTTGCGAATTCCAAGGCGTGAAATCACGATGCGAAAAGAtctataaaatgaattatggattaaacaaaaattatgaatgaaaaaaaattaattttaaggacGACTAGGTAGTAGGGAACAAGAAAAAATGCGATAGGGTAAATTGGGGTCTAATCTTATATCGCTCTAAATATATCGTAAATTTAACTCTGTTGACAAATTTCGACCAAACATTCCAAAAACTGTGAGAGAGAATATTtacaaagataaaaattcaatgcttcctgtatctcaaaaacgaagcGCTTTACCATACATACAACCGAAACCCAAACATGTtcaaacttataaaaaattgcaatgcAAAAGTGatgtttgtttcatttatctCTCTTgggaagaaaatttaaaaatgtatgtttttttccaaataactgaaaaaccaaaaacaattttatagaTCTATTTACATGGTGTATGCGAatttttctcccatttaaccaAGTTTGTATCTATTAGGAGATCCCCATTCTGGATATCCTTACTttagacacactgtatatcgATACTTTATTACTCAGaactgattttttaagattacCCAAGCTGAAATCATCAAAACACGATATTCTgtcataaattgaataatattatttcgAAAGCAAACTGGTAGACATCTAGCAGAATCATTATTCGCCTCCTGTTTTCCGATAATTTAGTTATGTGAGTCGGAAAAGCGATGAATCGAGCAATCCCTAGGGATTCCGTCATGTATGCGGAAAAGCTTGATAAAAATCCAATCAGGTTAGCAAGGAGATAAATCGCGGAGCTTTCTGGTTGACGATTTGGAAgaatattaatgttttgtaTTTCAAAAGTTGATAGATTTGCGATAGAACGGTACTGCAAAAAAATAGAACCACATAATATCTCTTTGGGATAAATGGAGCAGATTTGCACGATTTTATGGGTGAAAGGTTCAGTAGACTTTTTTTATGCTGgacatatttcattaattataaagaaataattatcataATATCAATAAGTTGAAGTGAATATACCTCATTCGGCAGAGACAACTATCGTTGTGTAAGAAGACGTAATAGTTACATAACAGCCGCCTAGGTAGCATCCTGCGAGGTTCATCGCAAAAATTCGAaagttattaattcatttgttaatttaGAACTTGTGGTctttttaattctcttttgCTAGCAATCAATAATTAGTAAGCAACAATGCAAATTTCCTTCGACGAGAATTCTCATTTTGGATCCATATGCGTCTGTCCCAGATAGTGATGAatagcatggggatctcggaaacggtgaTAGATGTAAAATCgcttaaattagaaaaaagttgctcaatttaaagcaaattaataatgtgtttTACATCGGCTAAATTCCAAATGGTTACGAAAATATCCGGAAAGAAACGAATTTGgcgattttcgttttttgcaaataacccTTATACGGTTGCAGTTAGaggaatgaaagttttacattattaagacacttttttgaaaatttcttagcagtgttgccagttttcttgttaagtCCGTACTTCTGAggataaattgttaaactttgaattttcttataggtgaaatatcgaatatttccaatattaaaatcgtcataaaGTTCCTTTTTCAGCCATGTGTTACGTTTGGTGtctttctcagaaactctatgagttacagctattaaaacattttttgataagtcagcTATGATTTCGACTTATAGCGATGgtacaaagtaaaaaaataaatgcttgAACCATattcctttaaattaaacatcaGTCTTTTAGATATGGATTTTTCAGGCTGCTTTCCTTCTGGAAACAgatttatatacatacatatgtttaGCGTCAGCACAATTTCCGTGATGTAATACATTGCATGACAACATATCAATTTTCTCTTCATTGGAGAAGCAATTTTGAGCCATAATTATATAAACGTCAAACAAATTTGAggttttacaactttaaaatatttttgacgtttccatagcatttatttaatgtgtaccatcgctatatgtcaaaataatagccgacttatcaaaaaatgttttaatggtTATAGCacatagagtttctgagaaagaCACCAAACGTAACACATGGCcgaaaagggaattttatatcgattttaaaaatgttcgatATTGCGCctatatgaaaatcaaaagtttaacaatttatctccAAAAGTAAGGACTTAACAAGAAAGCTGACAACACTGCTgagaatttctcaaaaaagtgtcttaataatgtaaaactttcattcctATAACCGTGACCGTATAAgagttgttttaaaaaatcaaaatctttaaatttgttttttttccggatatcttcgcAACCACTCGGAATTTAGCCGATATaacaacaaattattaatttaccataaattacgcaacttttttctaatttaagcGACTTTGTGTTTAtcaccgtttccgagatccccatgctgtcCATCCTTATCTGACAGAAACTGAATATTTGATCATAAAACAAGcctaattttaatgaaatttctgtATATATTCAGGCGCTAATTGAAGCCTGGGaattttaactgttttaagttaaattaagCAGACGAGATCAGCTCACGTAGGTAAATGATTAATTAACTATTCGAGATTACCAAATTGATACACTGATAAAATCCACGATGCGAACTACTCTAGTTTCAAGGCATCTTTGAAAGCAACCTGTTGCTGGTTAATTCCTTAATGTAATGGATGTTCAGTTAAAACCCATCtttccattaataaagttGAATTATTTAACCAACTGCACACAGGGCGTTCGCAAAGTTTTGCACGACTCCAATTCAAAGTCAGGAGAGCGTGTttcgaaagaatttttttcacttttctaCACATAAAGTGACAGTTTTTGTAACTGAATCAGGTGACTAAATAGGTTTCATTGCGCAACTAGTTACATAATGAAAACGGGGAGATCCAGTTTACAACTcagttaataataaacagGTCTAATAGCAATATTGGTTGTTGCAGTTCTACCAGTGCAGGGTCCAGCTTGAATCCTTTCAAACTTTCTGCCCCATTCCTCTAATTTAGTCATCGTACAGATTAGAAAAAATCGTGCATGTGaaactcattaaaaaatgctattttgtCTAACTCGTGGCATATTGTGGGACCTGGCTTTCTTCGCCTTGCGAAATCCCTGTCGACTATACTGATAGGAAAGCGCATGGCTTCATTCAATGcctacagggtggcaaaaaaaaattgagcacCTTATCTATTTGCTTTCTTTAAAAGGGTTGAAGGCACACGGGGGGATTATATTACATCGAAAATGATTAGAATTACACGGAAAACGTAGTTCTAAGCATGTAGAGTTGCAATAAGAAGAAATCAGACATCCAGTTAACCCTggactaataattttttaggacCACCATGTACGCTGAATAAAGGCAGAAAATGGCTTCTTTGCGTAAAAGACGCACTGTAGGCGTTTGCCATgaggttttaattttactgGTATGTCTAATCAACACATTATCAAACAACTAAACTTGATCCATGCTAAATAAAGTGACATTCATCGATCAACACATAAATCAGTAAAAGCCGATATAATAAGGTTGAGCACTTGTTGctgtaaattgaaatttgggaCTTCTTTGCCTCACTCAAGAAcatgttattattaaataccATGTGAAAATCATATCTTGAATGGTACTTACCAAAGGTAACGGGTACGATTGAGCACACTGCGgtattccttaaaaaattcaatgggGAGAATGGAATGAGTTCATTAGTTCCACCACTCTCACTTACAAAATTTCCACTCCTATAGTCCGCAAACGGTATGTAAAGCAGGTTGATACCGGTTCCAATTAAAAGCGACACAATACTCATAGTTCACTTCAGCGTCTTAACTTCAGATTGATTTTCTAGTcctttattttacacaaaaattaattattagaaaCGATTAGGTCTACAGAACACCAATTAACATCTAGAAAACGGACCTGACAAGTATCAGGGAACTGAATTAACTACctatttggaaataatttaaaaacaatttaaacttatttaaaaataatttggaattgTTCGAAAGTAACACgatgatttataaaaattacctGCATGtgtctttgaaaatttttgaagattcGCTGTACTATATTGACGATTCTTCCAGTTAAAACGAAGATATGTATGTCTCCAAATCTcgaaaagtgattttaaagGGAAGAAAACTTACTACCTacctcattaaaaatttcacaataaaACTAAAGGGATGAGCACATTCACCATTGCCATCAACATAGACATCTAATCCAATCGCTTAAAACTCACTAAAACCACTAATGGACTTCTGAATCTTATTTGTTAATGACGAGTTTACAAATTCACTTCTTTCACTTAATTCACTGAAACACGGGACCAAAAAAATTGTGCTTCTATATTGCCTCTAACTAACATGTTTGTTATAAATGGTGATACATACACGGGAAGCAAGTGACCTCTGGAAGGTCAACATGTACGATGATGGTCTAAAGGTGAACACTTCACTGTTTCAATACAGgggattaataataataaccatCTCTACAATGCTGCACAAGGTTGGACCAAATTTGGTAATTCCAAAGTTAAACACAAAGAACAAAAAGATCGAGCCGAAACGCTCCACCCTCGAGGCTCAAGGAAAACTATGGGTGCTTTTCGCTGGTataaagtcatttttttaataacaaatcaaCTCTACAGTAGTAATTTTATTGCAGTGAATTGAATGTCATCATGTGCATCATTACCAAAATGGATTTTAATCAGCGTTTATCGTTCTACGCTGcgtaaacttttaaatttcttccgGCAAGGTAGTACTGTGTCAAGAGCATAACGAAGGCCGTATGTTTAAGTTAACTATCAGCTCGTGGGAATCTTTGTGTAGTGGCTGTACCAAAGAAGACTTAACATAAAAGTTATCGTTAGATGAGTGACCATTAGAAGAGTTTAGAGATTCGCGAAAACTAGAAAATCACAATTTGGTATGCAGCCATTTGAGCCCAAGATTTGTTGactgaaaacattttcaaaatgcaaGTACTTTCGGAAGTATCGGAATTTGAtaacaactttgttatttcgAACGAAGTGACCatgttttttatcatttttttatgattccaTGTTGAATTTCAGGCCAACTTTACGTAACGTACTGTTAACCTAAAGTATCGACTTtcgaagataaaaattattttatgttaaaattggcaaaaatcttcaattatGATGATCATCTACAGGCTGATCTGCAAGATAAATTGAATTAGGTCGATAAAAAATGCCCAAAagtcattttcttcaaatagaACTCCTGGTATTTGATTACGagtgttaaaaaacaatttaattctgCATTCAACCATGTAACATTTTCCTATTCTTACATAAGAATTTTCTGAGTTACTTGAGCTTTGACCAGGTATACTTACGggcagaaaaatgtttataaacaaATGGTGGACATTTCGAACagttattaaaactatttgtCTACATGCAGTTAAGGATATTACAGCACCAAGCAATTATGttttgaatatatattttttaaattttcaaatttcaaactcGGATAACTTAAAGAAATCTTATGTCAGAATAGGAAAATGTTACATGGTTGaatgcaaaatgaaataacccgtgtaataaaatatggggCGTCCCATTTGAACAAAATGACTTTTCGGCATTTTTGTATTGGTCTAGTCCGACTTATTAACCAGACCACCCTGTAGACGattatcaaaatcaaaattgagaaGGATAAAGTGCGGCGTTTTGGCTTTTTAcctgcaaaattttattgttctgCTTTTGTTAGTTCCGCTATgataatttcttttcatatagaaatttttttccaattttggcataaaacaatttttatctccgAAAGTTGACACTTTAGGTTAGCAGTGCGTTACACAAGGTTGACctgaaaatcaaaatggaatcataaaaaaaaatgaaaaaaacagtctttccatttaaaataacaaagttgttaTCAATTTCCGATATTTCTGGAAGTGCCgccgttttgaaaatattttaatctatAAATATCGGGCTCAAACGGCTGCATCCCAAATTGTGATTTTCTGGCTTTCACGGTTCTCCAAATACTTCTAAAGCATTCAGCTAAATGCGCCCTGTATGCTGATAGGCACGTAGGTACCGCAGAACCGCACAACAGGTACCTTTTTGTTCCGTGGCTTCATTATAGTTCTACATAAAAGCAATTAGGAAAAAgctatttagaatttttaatagcgGATGTTTAAAGAAACTACCGATTCACATTTTCGCTTCGAAGTACTAAATGATGTGGTcaatgtataaataattatatgttACTAATTTAGTAATCGTGTTCTCAGTAATTGCAACTTTGGGCAACATTGACATATTTACACGCATTTACGTAAATAGATTCCTAGTTCGCTTTTTGCCGAATTGACggttttgttaataaatcgCAGTGTGGCAACGAACCGACAACGAACAATTGTGTCATATAGACCGCATACAATCCAAAATTTACGCACAAAAATTAGGCCGAACCATTAATAAACTTGAATTATTATCTCGTTTAAAGACCAGTAAATTCCATGGGTCCAGTCCATGGTGTGTGTCCATGGTGTCCGCTTATGGTGagatacatacagggtgttccgtcGAAAACTTCCTACTTGATTTTGTGAGCGTCTGctggagaaaattgaaaaacgctcGAATCCGtcaattttagaattaagGGGGGCCATATTCCTTTCATATTATTGTGAAAGTAAATATCCCATCTGGCAGAGTTGTAAGtgaatttgaagattttaaatggaaagggATGTCGAGTGGCACCTTGTTTTAAAACGTTCTAAATTCTTTTTTCGACGACAccaatttttcgtaatttggATTAATAATAGCAAAGGCTATAGAGAGTT contains:
- the LOC136417814 gene encoding pancreatic triacylglycerol lipase-like isoform X1, coding for MSIVSLLIGTGINLLYIPFADYRSGNFVSESGGTNELIPFSPLNFLRNTAVCSIVPVTFGENEIKITAIPRGYCTNCCPIKISRDIKFVLYNKFDAKKGISISPFKEEGAARKAGVNPNWKTVIFIHGFSEISPGESGSTIANAYLSRSENYNIILLDWGNLASFPWYRTAVQNVKLVGKALGNFIKLFDQTGEIPVSNLHIVGFSLGCHIASMAGKVLPSNIKIPRIIGLDPAFPDFTANDRLKRLVPTDALYVDIIHTDGGVFGIHDPVGHADFYPNGGTALQPGCQPVYLARNQLADQVLACNHIRAWRLYAESVRNPEAFPATHCENWNGPNNNCNFTTDAYMGFGNRNSIGQFYLRTNFETPYGLNAEQQIE
- the LOC136417814 gene encoding lipoprotein lipase-like isoform X2, with translation MSIVSLLIGTGINLLYIPFADYRSGNFVSESGGTNELIPFSPLNFLRNTAVCSIVPVTFGENEIKITAIPRGYCTNCCPIKISRDIKFVLYNKFDAKKGISISPFKEEGAARKAGVNPNWKTVIFIHGFSEISPGESGSTIANAYLSRSENYNIILLDWGNLASFPWYRTAVQNVKLVGKALGNFIKLFDQTGEIPVSNLHIVGFSLGCHIASMAGKVLPSNIKIPRIIGLDPAFPDFTANDRLKRLVPTDALYVDIIHTDGGVFGIHDPVGHADFYPNGGTALQPGCQPVYLARNQLADQWLATI